Proteins encoded together in one Hevea brasiliensis isolate MT/VB/25A 57/8 chromosome 16, ASM3005281v1, whole genome shotgun sequence window:
- the LOC131174774 gene encoding pentatricopeptide repeat-containing protein At5g10690-like codes for MNAVMEACVCCYDINSVLRIFCEMLKPESCGVDGITYGTLLKGLGDARRINEAFQILGPWNKVLFSPKTIEYVFCVTITIIGLTSICLACSVVV; via the exons ATGAATGCAGTGATGGAGGCCTGTGTTTGCTGCTACGATATTAATTCAGTTCTTCGAATATTTTGTGAGATGTTGAAGCCGGAAAGTTGTGGCGTTGATGGGATCACATATGGTACACTATTGAAG GGTTTGGGAGATGCTCGAAGAATCAATGAAGCATTTCAAATACTTGGTCCCTGGAACAAGGTTTTGTTTTCCCCCAAAACAATAGAATATGTTTTTTGCGTTACCATTACTATCATTGGGCTTACTTCTATTTGCCTTGCTTGCTCTGTTGTAGTGTAG